One window of Akkermansia biwaensis genomic DNA carries:
- the gyrB gene encoding DNA topoisomerase (ATP-hydrolyzing) subunit B, protein MSEDTNEVVETAVSTTAQHEYGAAQIDKLEGLEAVRKRPGMYIGDPDERGLHHCVFEVLDNSIDEHLAGYCSKIDIVIHVDGSISIVDNGRGIPVDMHPKFGIPAVELVLTNLHAGGKFGQGAYKYSGGLHGVGAKCVNALSDWFKAEVRRDGQRYQIKFERGKTTEPLRVVGGCSCEITGTTITFFPDATIFTDTTEFKFDRLTTRLRELAFLNPGLVIELIDEREAPVRRESFYYKEGIVEFVRQLGMNKDVINEEPIAISGVRKVEVEYDGKRMDDDVLVDVVFQYNSTYETNILCFANSIYNGDGGTHLSGFRSALTRVINGYAKSNGLLKEKDPSLSGEDVREGLVAVISVKMPNPRFSSQTKDKLVNTEIEGVVSNVVYEEIKTYFEENPAMAKKIIEKSITAARAREAARKARETVRKSALSIGGLPGKLADCSDRDPAKCELFIVEGDSAGGSAKMGRDRRTQAILPLRGKVLNVEKARLDKALGSKEIQNMITAIGAGIGEGDDEASFKLDRVRYHKIIIMTDADVDGAHIRTLLLTFFCRHMPQLVRAGYLYIAQAPLYRIIRKKKEEYVQDDVALNRKLIELAVNDVTLRMADGSRTFTSEELSTILETLVNLQRYTESVQTQGGSFGDLLTHREQHGEFPEFLVKIRCGNEEEICYFHDVEALTAFSDENRDLFIFGMPSEEELLANPVPDREGPSRRSITHELHEAKAITRTLVRLAELGIPSNMLVSLDKPLFELVEGEGEKERITPLFSVMDILETVIGIGKRGVEITRFKGLGEMDAKDLFKTTMDPEKRELLRVILNDDNAVRADEMFTILMGDVVEPRKNYIVDHALNVRNLDI, encoded by the coding sequence ATGTCCGAAGATACCAACGAGGTTGTTGAAACCGCCGTTTCCACGACGGCGCAGCATGAATACGGCGCCGCGCAGATTGATAAATTGGAAGGCCTGGAGGCTGTGCGGAAGAGGCCCGGCATGTACATTGGGGACCCTGATGAGCGCGGCTTGCACCATTGTGTATTTGAAGTTCTGGATAACTCCATTGACGAGCACCTGGCCGGCTACTGCAGCAAGATTGACATTGTAATCCACGTGGACGGTTCCATTTCCATTGTGGACAACGGGCGCGGCATTCCGGTGGATATGCACCCCAAATTCGGCATTCCCGCTGTGGAACTGGTGCTGACCAACCTGCATGCGGGAGGCAAGTTCGGCCAGGGGGCCTACAAATATTCCGGCGGTCTCCACGGGGTGGGCGCCAAATGCGTGAATGCCCTGTCGGACTGGTTCAAGGCGGAAGTCCGCCGCGACGGCCAGCGCTACCAAATCAAGTTTGAACGCGGCAAGACGACGGAACCACTGCGCGTGGTGGGCGGCTGCTCCTGTGAAATAACGGGAACCACCATCACCTTCTTCCCGGACGCCACCATTTTCACGGATACTACGGAATTCAAGTTCGACCGCCTGACGACCCGCCTGCGCGAGCTTGCCTTCCTGAACCCCGGGCTGGTCATTGAGCTCATCGACGAACGGGAGGCTCCCGTCCGCCGTGAGTCGTTTTACTACAAGGAAGGCATCGTGGAGTTCGTCCGCCAGCTCGGAATGAACAAGGATGTCATCAATGAAGAGCCTATTGCCATTTCCGGCGTCCGCAAGGTGGAAGTGGAATACGACGGCAAGAGGATGGACGACGATGTTCTGGTGGACGTGGTCTTCCAGTACAACAGCACGTATGAAACCAACATCCTCTGCTTTGCCAACTCCATCTACAACGGCGATGGCGGTACGCATCTTTCCGGCTTCCGGAGCGCCCTCACGCGCGTGATCAACGGCTATGCCAAATCCAACGGGCTGCTGAAGGAAAAAGACCCCTCCCTGAGCGGGGAGGACGTCCGGGAAGGCCTCGTGGCGGTCATCTCCGTCAAGATGCCCAATCCCCGCTTCTCCTCCCAGACGAAGGACAAGCTGGTGAACACGGAAATCGAAGGCGTGGTGAGCAACGTCGTGTACGAAGAGATCAAGACGTACTTCGAGGAAAATCCGGCGATGGCCAAGAAGATCATCGAAAAGAGCATCACGGCCGCCCGCGCGCGGGAAGCCGCCCGCAAGGCCCGTGAAACGGTGCGTAAAAGCGCCCTTTCTATCGGTGGCCTGCCCGGCAAGCTGGCGGACTGCTCCGACCGGGACCCCGCCAAGTGCGAACTCTTCATTGTGGAAGGCGACTCCGCCGGCGGTTCCGCCAAAATGGGCCGCGACCGCCGCACGCAGGCCATCCTGCCTTTGCGCGGCAAGGTGCTCAACGTGGAAAAGGCCCGGCTGGACAAAGCCCTGGGAAGCAAGGAAATCCAGAACATGATCACGGCTATCGGCGCCGGGATCGGGGAAGGGGATGACGAAGCCTCCTTCAAGCTGGACCGCGTGCGCTACCACAAAATCATCATCATGACTGACGCCGACGTGGACGGCGCCCACATCCGGACGCTGCTTCTCACCTTCTTCTGCCGCCACATGCCGCAATTGGTGCGCGCTGGGTATCTCTACATTGCCCAGGCTCCCCTCTACCGCATTATCCGCAAGAAAAAGGAGGAATACGTGCAGGATGACGTCGCCCTGAACCGCAAGCTCATTGAGCTGGCCGTCAACGACGTGACGCTGCGCATGGCGGACGGTTCCCGGACGTTCACTTCTGAGGAACTCTCCACCATCCTGGAAACGCTGGTCAACCTCCAGCGCTACACGGAATCCGTACAGACGCAGGGCGGTTCCTTCGGGGACCTGCTTACTCACCGCGAGCAGCACGGGGAATTCCCCGAATTCCTCGTCAAAATCCGCTGCGGGAATGAAGAAGAAATATGCTACTTCCATGATGTGGAAGCCCTGACGGCTTTCTCCGACGAGAACAGGGACCTTTTCATCTTCGGGATGCCTTCGGAAGAAGAGCTCCTTGCCAATCCCGTTCCGGACCGGGAAGGCCCCAGCCGCCGTTCCATCACGCACGAACTGCATGAGGCCAAAGCCATCACCCGCACGCTGGTGCGGCTGGCGGAACTGGGCATACCGTCCAACATGCTCGTTTCCCTGGACAAGCCCCTGTTTGAACTGGTGGAAGGTGAAGGGGAAAAGGAACGGATCACCCCCCTCTTCTCCGTCATGGACATCCTGGAAACCGTCATCGGCATCGGCAAGCGCGGCGTGGAAATCACGCGATTCAAGGGTCTCGGTGAAATGGATGCCAAGGACCTGTTCAAGACGACGATGGACCCGGAAAAGCGCGAGCTGCTCCGCGTCATCCTGAATGACGACAACGCCGTGAGGGCTGATGAAATGTTCACCATCCTGATGGGGGACGTCGTGGAACCCCGCAAAAACTACATTGTGGACCACGCCCTCAATGTCCGCAACCTTGACATCTAA